Proteins co-encoded in one Prunus persica cultivar Lovell chromosome G6, Prunus_persica_NCBIv2, whole genome shotgun sequence genomic window:
- the LOC18773662 gene encoding zinc finger protein ZAT5, producing MEGQEELVLSSDQASQMIMIKGKRTKRPRPLSPNGVVAAGTSSSSSACGGGGAMGGDHEYNYYGNSFTSPTTSGEIYESTEEEEDMANCLILLAQGDHVTVNPKQIFEQRLEQTSNMGKAGFFVYECKTCNRSFPSFQALGGHRASHKKPKAMSTEDKKPAPAHFIPASTFEEFEDQSKQFIKYKSSPPPAISSQIGSKPKIHECSICGSEFTSGQALGGHMRRHRAAAAAANNSTNHVAALPSNIGTSTKLQRTVLPLDLNLPAPEDNDHHHHQLHHHHQHRDSKFQFVPTQQTTLVFNAPALVDCHY from the coding sequence ATGGAAGGCCAAGAAGAATTGGTTTTGAGCAGTGATCAAGCATCCCAGATGATCATGATCAAAGGCAAGCGCACCAAGCGCCCGAGGCCTCTGTCCCCGAACGGCGTCGTGGCTGCGGGGACGTCTAGCTCATCAAGCGcctgtggtggtggtggtgctaTGGGAGGAGATCATGAGTATAATTATTATGGTAATTCGTTTACATCGCCCACAACTTCTGGTGAGATCTATGAGAGtactgaggaagaagaggacaTGGCAAATTGCCTAATTCTCTTGGCTCAAGGAGATCATGTGACTGTTAACCCAAAGCAGATCTTTGAGCAAAGACTAGAACAAACCAGTAACATGGGCAAGGCTGGTTTCTTTGTCTATGAGTGCAAAACATGTAACAGAAGCTTCCCTTCATTTCAAGCACTTGGTGGCCACAGAGCAAGTCACAAGAAGCCCAAGGCCATGAGCACAGAGGATAAAAAGCCAGCGCCAGCCCATTTTATCCCAGCCTCCACTTTTGAGGAATTTGAAGATCAAAGCAAGCAGTTCATCAAATATAAGAGCAGCCCACCTCCTGCAATTTCAAGCCAAATAGGAAGCAAGCCCAAAATTCATGAGTGTTCAATTTGTGGCTCTGAGTTCACATCTGGGCAAGCTCTTGGTGGACACATGAGAAGGCacagagcagcagcagcagcagccaaCAACAGTACTAATCATGTGGCGGCTTTGCCTAGCAATATTGGCACAAGTACCAAACTGCAGAGAACTGTTCTTCCACTGGATCTCAACCTTCCTGCACCAGAAGATAAtgatcatcatcaccaccagcttcatcatcatcatcaacaccGTGACTCTAAGTTTCAATTTGTGCCTACCCAACAAACAACTCTTGTCTTCAACGCCCCTGCTTTGGTGGATTGTCAttattaa
- the LOC18775015 gene encoding superoxide dismutase [Cu-Zn], chloroplastic yields the protein MQAALAAMAAHTLMLSTYSSPTLFSQIQSPNSHPLPHSSFHGLSVKLPLKSQFQSMSLAAAHKPLTVVAATKKAVAVLKGNSSVEGVVTLSQEDDGPTTVNVRITGLTPGPHGFHLHEYGDTTNGCISTGPHFNPKNLTHGAPEDEIRHAGDLGNIVANADGVAEATIVDNQIPLTGPNAVIGRALVVHELVDDLGKGGHELSLSTGNAGGRLACGVVGLTPV from the exons ATGCAAGCAGCCTTGGCAGCCATGGCAGCCCACACTTTGATGCTCTCAACCTACTCATCTCCCACTCTCTTCTCCCAAATTCAAAGCCCTAACTCTCACCCACTTCCTCACTCCTCCTTCCATGGCCTCTCTGTTAAGCTCCCACTCAAATCCCAATTCCAATCCATGTCTCTCGCCGCAGCCCATAAGCCTCTCACTGTGGTTGCTGCCACCAAGAAAGCCGTCGCTGTCCTCAAGGGCAATTCCAGTGTCGAAGGGGTCGTCACCTTAAGCCAAGAAGACGATG GGCCTACAACTGTGAATGTTCGTATTACAGGACTTACTCCTGGGCCTCATGGGTTCCACTTA CATGAGTACGGTGACACAACAAATGGATGCATATCCACAG GACCACATTTCAATCCTAAAAATTTGACACATGGTGCTCCTGAGGATGAAATCCGTCATGCGGGTGACCTGGGAAACATAGTTGCTAATGCCGATG GGGTGGCAGAGGCAACAATCGTGGATAATCAG ATTCCATTAACTGGTCCTAATGCTGTAATTGGAAGAGCACTTGTCGTTCATGAGCTTGTGGATGACCTTGGAAAGG GTGGACACGAGCTTAGTCTAAGCACTGGCAATGCAGGTGGAAGATTGGCATGTG GTGTGGTTGGTTTGACACCAGTGTAA
- the LOC18772425 gene encoding 50S ribosomal protein L9, chloroplastic, whose protein sequence is MASTASTLSWSSSSLLQSFAANTNEACKLSDRRTGLVVFAQKKAKKARTIILKEDIADLGKKGELRSVKAGYYRNYLLPLGKAQLVTPVLLKEMKMEDERIEAEKIRVKEEAQQLAIIFETVGGFKVKRKGGKGKLIFGSVTPQDLVDIIKAQLNRDVDKRIVSLPDIREIGEYIAELKLHPEVTAKVRVIVSAN, encoded by the exons ATGGCATCTACAGCATCGACTCTTTCATGGAGTTCTTCCTCGTTGCTTCAAAGCTTCGCTGCAAACACAAACGAAGCCTGTAAATTGTCAGATAGAAGAACGGGCTTGGTGGTTTTCGCTCAAAAGAAAGCCAAGAAGGCTCGAACG ATAATTCTCAAGGAGGATATAGCTGACCTGGGAAAGAAAGGGGAGCTTCGTAGTGTGAAAGCTGGTTATTACAGGAATTATCTGCTACCATTGGGCAAGGCCCAGCTTGTCACTCCTGTGCTGCTCAA GGAAATGAAGATGGAAGACGAAAGGATTGAGGCAGAGAAAATAAGG GTAAAAGAAGAGGCGCAGCAACTTGCTATTATTTTTGAAACTGTTGGAGGTTTCAAGGTGAAGCGCAAAGGTGGAAAAGGAAAGCTAATTTTTGGAAG TGTGACCCCGCAAGATCTCGTTGACATAATCAAGGCACAACTTAACAG GGATGTGGACAAGCGAATTGTTTCTCTTCCAGATATTCGAGAGATAGGAGAGTATATTGCAGAACTGAAGCTTCACCCAGAAGTGACTGCTAAAGTGCGGGTGATCGTTTCTGCTAACTAG